One Brassica napus cultivar Da-Ae chromosome C2, Da-Ae, whole genome shotgun sequence DNA window includes the following coding sequences:
- the LOC106442908 gene encoding branched-chain-amino-acid aminotransferase 6-like: MQKPLEEHWVAALRVVQYLKGCPDQGIILSSTADLTLTAYCDSDWSACPLTRRSLSAYIVQLGDSLVSSGLNLKVDHTYRRAHTGGTGGVKSCTNYSPVVKSLREAKSAGFSDVLFLDAATGRNIEEVSTCNIFVVKENILSTPPISGTILPGITRKSISELAPDIGYQVQERDVSVDELLEAEEVFCTGTAVVVRAVESVTFYETK, translated from the exons ATGCAGAAACCACTGGAAGAACATTGGGTAGCAGCCTTGCGTGTGGTCCAGTATTTAAAAGGCTGTCCAGATCAGGGGATCATCCTCTCATCTACGGCTGACTTAACCCTTACGGCATACTGCGATTCTGATTGGTCTGCTTGCCCGTTGACCAGACGATCCCTGTCGGCATATATCGTTCAACTCGGTGATTCATTG GTCAGCTCAGGCTTAAACCTCAAAGTTGATCATACGTATCGACGTGCCCATACCGGTGGAACTGGCGGTGTAAAGAGCTGCACAAACTATTCTCCA GTTGTGAAATCGTTGCGTGAAGCAAAGTCAGCGGGTTTCTCGGATGTTTTGTTTCTGGATGCAGCAACTGGCAGAAACATCGAAGAGGTTTCTACTTGTAACATCTTCGTTGTCAAG GAAAATATTCTGTCTACTCCACCAATTTCAGGAACCATTTTACCAGGAATAACAAGGAAGAGCATAAGCGAACTTGCCCCTGATATTGGCTACCAG GTTCAAGAACGTGATGTTTCTGTGGATGAGCTATTAGAGGCGGAAGAAGTATTCTGTACAGGAACTGCAGTGGTCGTTAGAGCTGTTGAAAGTGTGACCTTTTATGAGACAAagtga